In Halobaculum magnesiiphilum, the following proteins share a genomic window:
- a CDS encoding ornithine cyclodeaminase family protein: MTETLFLTSEEVAGLADPAEYVDAVRDAYRQIGEGAPAEPRTKLVNADPPGFLTTYAAVLPETGAMGGYTYSAGFGGRDAWFMTPLFDAESGEPLALLDGASMNPHKTGAAGAVGVDALAREDATSVAVIGSGAQARGQLRATATVRDLETVWVYSPTKEHREAFAGDMNKRLDASVAAVASAAAAVEHADVVITATNAAEPVFDGADLDPGTHVTAMGQYNADKRELDHATIERATYVPDLRARAHQDAGSFLSALEAGVVDEDHIHAELGEVVAGVEPGRTSDEEITVFDSGGTGIETAASAYLLYEKAVDAGLGETIEFAPASEALTGE, translated from the coding sequence ATGACGGAGACGCTGTTCCTGACGAGCGAGGAGGTCGCCGGACTGGCCGACCCCGCGGAGTACGTGGACGCTGTTCGCGACGCCTACCGCCAGATCGGCGAGGGAGCGCCCGCGGAGCCGCGGACGAAGCTCGTGAACGCCGACCCGCCCGGGTTTCTCACCACCTACGCCGCGGTGCTCCCGGAGACGGGAGCGATGGGCGGGTACACCTACTCCGCCGGGTTCGGCGGGCGCGACGCGTGGTTCATGACGCCGCTGTTCGACGCGGAGTCGGGCGAGCCGCTCGCGCTGCTGGACGGCGCCTCGATGAACCCCCACAAGACGGGCGCCGCCGGCGCCGTCGGCGTCGACGCGCTCGCCCGCGAGGACGCGACCTCGGTCGCGGTGATCGGCTCGGGCGCGCAGGCGCGGGGACAACTCCGTGCGACGGCGACCGTCCGCGACCTGGAGACGGTGTGGGTGTACTCGCCGACGAAGGAGCACCGCGAGGCGTTCGCGGGCGACATGAACAAGCGCCTCGACGCCTCGGTCGCGGCCGTCGCGAGCGCCGCGGCCGCCGTCGAGCACGCCGACGTGGTGATCACCGCGACGAACGCCGCCGAGCCGGTGTTCGACGGCGCCGACCTCGACCCCGGCACCCACGTCACCGCGATGGGGCAGTACAACGCGGACAAGCGCGAGCTCGACCACGCGACGATCGAGCGCGCCACGTACGTACCGGACCTACGCGCCCGAGCACACCAGGACGCCGGCTCGTTCCTCTCGGCGCTGGAGGCCGGCGTCGTCGACGAGGACCACATCCACGCCGAGTTGGGGGAGGTCGTCGCCGGCGTCGAACCCGGCCGGACGAGCGACGAGGAGATAACCGTCTTCGACTCCGGCGGCACCGGGATCGAGACGGCCGCGTCGGCGTACCTGCTGTACGAGAAGGCCGTCGACGCCGGGCTCGGGGAGACGATCGAGTTCGCACCCGCGAGCGAGGCGCTGACCGGCGAGTAG
- a CDS encoding MFS transporter, whose product MAIPRRYRRHLMWATLAFGFLFVNFFRNSTAVLSGDLAAVFDATASELGLLHSSFFYVYAAAQLPAGLVVDRYGPRRIVSIGLVGMAAGVAGFAAADSFAVGFAARFLAGLSGAAIYVAVLRFCANWYAPEEFATMTGFTIAAAGIGGVLATTPLALAAEAAGWRSVLYAAAAGVLLAGLAVGGFVRDRPADPEDRPEGADSGTDTDSLREVLAGARRVLGDLDTWLMGTTLFLIFGLNFTVVGLWGVPYIVHLYDVPVATAAWAVLAANIGFAVGSPAFGALSDRTGRRTEVIVGSCLAFVIAYGVVFVTVTPPLFVVALALFVGMGITGGASVAYTVAKERHAADSGAATGTVNGMAYFGAAVFPAVLGAALDAFWTGRVVDGARAYSVAGYRVAFGIVVLGGVIATLCAIALHVRVRRREGRSPDAPGTASTSGGD is encoded by the coding sequence ATGGCGATCCCGCGCCGGTATCGACGCCACCTGATGTGGGCGACGCTCGCGTTCGGCTTCCTGTTCGTCAACTTCTTCCGCAACTCGACGGCCGTGTTGTCGGGGGATCTCGCCGCCGTCTTCGACGCGACCGCCTCGGAGTTGGGGCTGCTCCACTCGTCGTTCTTCTACGTGTACGCCGCGGCGCAGCTCCCCGCCGGACTGGTCGTCGATCGGTACGGCCCCCGCCGCATCGTGTCGATCGGGCTCGTCGGCATGGCCGCCGGGGTCGCGGGCTTCGCCGCGGCCGACTCCTTTGCGGTCGGCTTCGCGGCGCGCTTTCTCGCCGGCCTGAGCGGCGCGGCGATCTACGTCGCCGTCCTCCGGTTTTGCGCCAACTGGTACGCGCCCGAGGAGTTCGCGACGATGACGGGCTTCACCATCGCCGCCGCCGGCATCGGGGGCGTGCTGGCGACGACGCCGCTGGCGCTGGCGGCCGAGGCGGCCGGCTGGCGGTCGGTGCTGTACGCCGCCGCCGCGGGGGTGCTGCTCGCGGGCCTGGCGGTCGGCGGCTTCGTCCGCGACCGACCGGCGGACCCCGAGGACCGCCCGGAGGGGGCGGACTCGGGAACCGACACCGACTCGCTGCGGGAGGTGCTCGCGGGCGCACGGCGCGTGCTCGGCGACCTCGACACGTGGCTGATGGGGACGACGCTGTTCCTGATCTTCGGGCTCAACTTCACCGTCGTCGGGCTGTGGGGCGTCCCCTACATCGTCCACCTCTACGACGTGCCGGTGGCGACGGCCGCCTGGGCGGTGTTGGCGGCGAACATCGGCTTCGCGGTCGGCTCGCCCGCCTTCGGCGCGCTGTCGGACCGCACCGGCCGCCGGACGGAGGTGATCGTGGGCTCGTGTCTCGCGTTCGTGATCGCCTACGGCGTGGTGTTCGTCACCGTGACGCCGCCGCTGTTCGTCGTCGCGCTCGCGCTGTTCGTGGGGATGGGGATCACCGGAGGGGCCTCGGTCGCCTACACGGTCGCGAAGGAGCGCCACGCCGCCGACAGCGGCGCGGCCACGGGCACCGTCAACGGGATGGCGTACTTCGGGGCGGCCGTCTTCCCCGCGGTGCTCGGGGCGGCGCTCGACGCCTTCTGGACCGGACGCGTCGTCGACGGCGCGCGGGCGTACTCCGTGGCCGGCTACCGAGTCGCGTTCGGGATCGTCGTGCTCGGCGGCGTGATCGCGACGCTGTGTGCGATCGCGCTCCACGTCCGCGTGCGCCGTCGCGAGGGGCGGTCGCCGGACGCGCCGGGGACCGCGTCGACCTCCGGCGGCGACTGA
- a CDS encoding GNAT family N-acetyltransferase, which translates to MPEDDTSAEADLAPADADWTATVVATETDWDTVVDLRMAVFVDEQGVPEHLELDEHDAEPLESDVDHLLVRDAAGDAVAVARLRAVDAHEYGALAEGTERVAKIERIAVAGDRRGEGWGARVMSAVENRARARGLTEAMLHAQTQTAGFYEGLGYAVDEAVGTFDEDGIEHVRMRRQL; encoded by the coding sequence ATGCCCGAGGACGACACGTCGGCGGAGGCCGACCTCGCTCCCGCGGACGCCGACTGGACGGCCACCGTCGTCGCCACCGAGACCGACTGGGACACCGTGGTCGACCTGCGGATGGCCGTCTTCGTCGACGAGCAGGGCGTTCCGGAGCACCTCGAACTCGACGAGCACGACGCCGAACCGCTGGAGTCGGACGTGGACCACCTGCTCGTCCGCGACGCCGCCGGCGACGCGGTCGCGGTCGCCCGCCTCCGCGCGGTCGACGCCCACGAGTACGGCGCGCTGGCGGAGGGAACGGAGCGCGTCGCGAAGATCGAGCGGATCGCGGTCGCCGGCGATCGCCGCGGCGAAGGCTGGGGCGCGCGCGTGATGAGCGCCGTCGAGAACCGTGCCCGCGCCCGAGGGCTGACCGAGGCGATGTTGCACGCGCAGACGCAGACGGCCGGCTTCTACGAGGGGCTGGGGTACGCCGTCGACGAGGCGGTCGGTACGTTCGACGAGGACGGCATCGAGCACGTCCGGATGCGACGCCAGCTCTGA
- a CDS encoding mRNA surveillance protein pelota → MRIDSRGRGEEGRERLTVTPETTDDLWHLSHVLEPGDLVEADTTRRVTRDDDQLRDTGGEREHMRVTLEVEDVEFARFANRLRVGGVIVGCSREDEIGHHHTINVEERSEITVEKHFKADQIERIEEAEEATGAPDVAIATVEEGAAYIHTVQQYGTEEYASFTKPTGKGEYARPRDELFDELGSALSHLDPEAVILAGPGFTKNDANDYIDEHYRDLSDRISVVNTSAAGDRGVHEVLKRGAVDEVQRETRIAREAELIDELTERIAEGAKATYGVTETMEAAEFGAIETLLIVDDRLRAERQGEGDWDIDVNDLVETAEQKGGDVVVFSEEFAPGQQLKNLGGVAALLRYRLQ, encoded by the coding sequence ATGCGAATCGACTCGCGCGGCCGCGGCGAGGAGGGGCGCGAGCGCCTGACGGTCACGCCCGAGACCACCGACGACCTGTGGCACCTCTCGCACGTCCTTGAACCCGGCGATCTGGTCGAGGCGGACACGACCCGCCGGGTCACCCGCGACGACGACCAGCTCCGCGACACGGGCGGCGAGCGCGAGCACATGCGCGTCACCCTCGAGGTCGAGGACGTGGAGTTCGCCCGCTTCGCCAACCGGCTGCGCGTCGGCGGCGTCATCGTCGGCTGTTCGCGCGAGGACGAGATCGGTCACCACCACACGATCAACGTGGAGGAGCGCTCGGAGATCACCGTCGAGAAACACTTCAAGGCCGACCAGATCGAGCGCATCGAGGAGGCCGAGGAGGCCACCGGGGCGCCCGACGTCGCCATCGCGACCGTCGAGGAGGGTGCCGCGTACATCCACACCGTCCAGCAGTACGGCACCGAGGAGTACGCGAGCTTCACCAAGCCCACGGGGAAGGGTGAGTACGCCCGGCCCCGCGACGAGCTGTTCGACGAGCTCGGCTCCGCGCTGTCGCACCTCGACCCCGAGGCGGTCATCCTCGCGGGTCCGGGCTTCACGAAGAACGACGCCAACGACTACATCGACGAGCACTATCGCGACCTGAGCGACCGGATCTCGGTCGTGAACACCTCCGCCGCCGGCGACCGCGGCGTCCACGAGGTGCTCAAGCGCGGCGCCGTCGACGAGGTGCAACGCGAGACGCGCATCGCCCGCGAGGCCGAGCTGATCGACGAGCTCACCGAGCGCATCGCCGAGGGCGCCAAGGCGACCTACGGCGTCACCGAGACGATGGAGGCCGCCGAGTTCGGCGCCATCGAGACGCTGCTCATCGTCGACGATCGACTCCGCGCCGAGCGCCAGGGCGAGGGCGACTGGGACATCGACGTGAACGACCTCGTCGAGACCGCCGAGCAGAAGGGCGGGGACGTGGTCGTCTTCTCGGAGGAGTTCGCGCCCGGGCAGCAACTGAAGAACCTCGGCGGCGTCGCCGCGCTCCTGCGGTACCGCCTCCAGTGA
- a CDS encoding DUF4013 domain-containing protein translates to MLEDALGYPLRTDDRVATLVIGGALIVASVFVLPLFVLQGYLLRVLRSAATDDRAAPSFTDWGELFVDGLKLVVVQAAYGLVVSIPIVAAVVALFIGGVAGGVTGSDAGVAAFGAVSLLLVLAATLLSILVAYVMPAAMTNFALAGELGAAFDVEALREAALSGRYLVGVLFGVVLGAVINSVASPFALILIGIPALFYGQVVTYYCFGRGFAEATDTPGEGADESADEGGASGPANPRVGR, encoded by the coding sequence ATGTTGGAGGACGCGCTCGGGTACCCCCTGCGAACGGACGACCGCGTCGCCACGCTCGTCATCGGCGGCGCGCTGATCGTCGCGAGCGTGTTCGTGCTGCCGTTGTTCGTGTTACAGGGGTACCTCCTCCGAGTGTTGCGTTCGGCGGCGACCGACGACCGCGCGGCCCCGTCGTTCACCGACTGGGGGGAGCTGTTCGTCGACGGGCTGAAGCTCGTCGTGGTGCAGGCGGCCTACGGCCTCGTCGTCTCGATCCCGATCGTCGCCGCGGTCGTCGCGCTCTTCATCGGCGGCGTTGCGGGCGGCGTCACGGGCAGCGACGCGGGGGTCGCGGCGTTCGGCGCCGTCAGCCTCCTCCTCGTGTTGGCGGCGACGCTGCTGTCGATCCTCGTCGCGTACGTCATGCCGGCGGCGATGACCAACTTCGCGCTCGCGGGCGAGCTGGGCGCCGCCTTCGACGTCGAGGCGCTGCGCGAGGCGGCCCTCTCGGGGCGGTATCTCGTCGGCGTCCTCTTCGGCGTCGTCCTCGGGGCCGTGATCAACAGCGTCGCGAGCCCCTTCGCGCTGATCCTGATCGGGATCCCGGCGCTGTTCTACGGGCAGGTGGTCACGTACTACTGCTTCGGCCGCGGGTTCGCCGAGGCGACCGACACCCCCGGGGAGGGCGCGGACGAATCCGCGGACGAGGGCGGCGCGTCCGGGCCGGCGAACCCGCGAGTGGGTCGGTGA
- a CDS encoding DUF4013 domain-containing protein: MLREALRYPLGSAADRGAAAEVLATGGGLHLLAAIVAPLWPLTLLSPVAIVPVVGYLVRVLGAAGDADDPATLPTFRRPLSLLRDGLVASAVSVGVLLVPVVVLLVTVGGAVSGAAGGGLIDPTTPLGYGVTLVGGTVSLLLAVAIAYPLPAILAGYARADPAGTVRTRVAAGISFGSLRRTVTSGRYFYAWTLGAMLLAFGAALAGAGSRTARLVGFFGLFYLEVAAAAAWSRGIGGNR, encoded by the coding sequence GTGCTCCGTGAGGCGCTTCGCTACCCGCTGGGATCGGCAGCGGACCGCGGCGCGGCGGCGGAGGTGCTCGCGACCGGCGGCGGGCTCCACCTCCTCGCCGCGATCGTCGCGCCGCTGTGGCCGCTCACGCTGCTCTCGCCCGTCGCGATCGTGCCGGTCGTCGGCTACCTCGTCCGCGTGCTCGGGGCCGCCGGCGACGCTGACGACCCCGCCACGCTCCCGACGTTTCGGCGTCCGCTGTCGCTGCTCCGGGACGGACTCGTCGCGAGCGCGGTCTCGGTCGGCGTGCTGCTCGTCCCGGTCGTCGTCCTGCTGGTCACCGTCGGCGGGGCGGTGTCGGGCGCGGCCGGCGGCGGTCTCATCGACCCGACGACGCCGCTGGGGTACGGCGTGACGCTCGTCGGCGGGACGGTGAGCCTGCTGCTCGCGGTCGCAATAGCCTACCCGCTGCCGGCGATCCTCGCGGGGTACGCTCGTGCGGACCCGGCCGGGACCGTTCGCACACGCGTCGCGGCGGGGATCTCGTTCGGATCGCTGCGGCGGACGGTCACCTCCGGGCGGTACTTCTACGCGTGGACCCTCGGCGCGATGTTGCTCGCGTTCGGGGCGGCGCTGGCCGGCGCCGGGTCCCGGACGGCCCGGCTCGTCGGTTTCTTCGGGCTGTTCTATCTCGAGGTCGCGGCCGCCGCGGCGTGGAGCCGCGGGATCGGTGGAAACCGTTAA
- the rqcH gene encoding ribosome rescue protein RqcH, whose translation MDPKTEMTSVDLAALAGELSRYEGAKVDKVYLYGDDLVRFKLRDYDRGRVELLVETGDVKRCHVADPAHVPDAPGRPPEFAKTLRSRLAGGELADVAQYEFDRILTFDFERPDANTTVVAELFGEGNVAVLDETGEVQRSLETVRLKSRTVAPGSRYEYPQSRINPFDVRYEVLEARMEESDTDVVRTLATQLNMGGLYAEEFCTRAGVEKALDIADAGEAQYRAIYDAIRRMGERLRSGDLDPRVYLEDGAVVDVTPFPLEEREGMESEAYDDFNAALDAYFHRLDLTEDEEVDDSPDFEAEIAKKQRIIDQQEGAIDDFEERAEAEREKAEAVYAHYDLVADVLSTIQAAREEGRGWEEIDETFLEGADRGIPEAEAVRGVDGSEGTVDVDLDGTVVTLDAATGPEKNADRLYTEAKRIEEKKEGALAAIENTREELAAVKQRREEWEAADGDPDAEGGDEEADADGDEDDEHADVDWLSRPSIPVRQQDHWYDRFRWFETSDGFLVIGGRNADQNEELVKNYMEGRDLFCHAQAHGGPVTIVKATDPSEAARDVTIPEQSREEAAQFAVSYSSVWKDGRGAGDAYVVTPDQVSKTPESGEYIEKGGFVIRGERDYYRDMPAEVAVGVQVDPETRVIGGPPSAIEERAETTIRLTPGRFAQNDAAMKCYRELKSRFADQGFVRKVASADRIQEFLPPGESDIHEA comes from the coding sequence ATGGACCCGAAAACCGAGATGACGAGCGTCGACCTCGCCGCCCTCGCGGGGGAGCTCTCCCGGTACGAGGGCGCGAAGGTGGACAAGGTCTACCTCTACGGCGACGACCTCGTCCGCTTCAAGCTCCGCGATTACGACCGCGGGCGGGTCGAACTCCTCGTCGAGACGGGCGACGTGAAGCGGTGTCACGTCGCCGACCCCGCACACGTGCCGGACGCGCCCGGCCGGCCACCGGAGTTCGCCAAGACGCTGCGCTCGCGGCTCGCCGGCGGGGAGCTCGCCGACGTTGCTCAATACGAGTTCGACCGCATCCTCACGTTCGACTTCGAGCGCCCCGACGCGAACACGACGGTCGTCGCCGAGCTGTTCGGCGAGGGCAACGTCGCCGTGCTCGACGAGACCGGCGAGGTTCAGCGCAGCCTCGAAACCGTCCGCCTCAAGTCGCGAACGGTCGCCCCCGGGAGCCGGTACGAGTACCCCCAGTCGCGGATCAACCCCTTCGACGTGCGCTACGAGGTGCTCGAAGCGAGGATGGAGGAGTCCGACACCGACGTGGTGCGCACGCTCGCGACCCAACTCAACATGGGCGGCCTCTACGCCGAGGAGTTCTGCACCCGCGCCGGCGTCGAGAAGGCCCTCGACATCGCCGACGCCGGCGAGGCGCAGTACCGCGCGATCTACGACGCGATCCGGCGGATGGGCGAGCGCCTCCGGTCCGGGGATCTGGACCCTCGCGTCTACCTGGAGGACGGAGCGGTCGTGGACGTGACCCCGTTCCCGCTGGAGGAGCGCGAGGGAATGGAGTCGGAGGCGTACGACGACTTCAACGCCGCGCTGGACGCGTACTTCCACCGGCTCGACCTCACGGAGGACGAGGAGGTCGACGACTCGCCCGACTTCGAGGCGGAGATCGCCAAGAAGCAGCGGATCATCGACCAGCAGGAGGGCGCGATCGACGACTTCGAGGAGCGCGCGGAGGCCGAGCGCGAGAAGGCCGAGGCCGTGTACGCCCACTACGACCTCGTCGCCGACGTGCTCTCGACGATCCAGGCCGCCCGCGAGGAGGGGCGAGGCTGGGAGGAGATCGACGAGACGTTCCTCGAGGGCGCCGACCGCGGCATCCCCGAGGCCGAGGCAGTCCGCGGCGTCGACGGCTCCGAGGGGACCGTCGACGTGGACCTCGACGGCACGGTCGTCACCCTCGACGCCGCCACCGGGCCGGAGAAGAACGCCGACCGGCTGTACACGGAGGCCAAGCGCATCGAGGAGAAGAAGGAGGGCGCGCTCGCGGCCATCGAGAACACCCGCGAGGAACTGGCTGCCGTGAAACAGCGCAGGGAGGAGTGGGAGGCGGCCGACGGCGACCCGGACGCCGAAGGCGGCGACGAGGAGGCCGACGCCGACGGCGACGAGGACGACGAGCACGCGGACGTCGACTGGCTCTCGCGGCCGTCGATCCCCGTCAGGCAGCAGGATCACTGGTACGACCGCTTCCGCTGGTTCGAGACGAGCGACGGCTTCCTCGTCATCGGCGGGCGCAACGCCGACCAGAACGAGGAGCTCGTGAAGAACTACATGGAGGGGCGGGACCTGTTCTGTCACGCGCAGGCCCACGGGGGCCCGGTGACGATCGTCAAGGCGACCGACCCCTCGGAGGCCGCCCGCGACGTGACCATCCCCGAGCAGTCGCGCGAGGAGGCCGCACAGTTCGCCGTCTCGTACTCCTCGGTGTGGAAGGACGGCCGCGGCGCCGGCGACGCGTACGTCGTCACCCCCGATCAGGTGTCGAAGACGCCCGAGTCGGGCGAGTACATCGAGAAGGGGGGATTCGTCATCCGCGGCGAGCGCGACTACTACCGCGACATGCCCGCCGAGGTCGCCGTCGGCGTCCAGGTCGACCCCGAGACGCGGGTGATCGGCGGGCCGCCGAGCGCGATCGAGGAACGCGCGGAGACGACGATCCGCCTCACGCCCGGACGCTTCGCCCAGAACGACGCGGCGATGAAGTGCTACCGGGAGCTCAAATCGCGGTTCGCCGACCAGGGGTTCGTCCGCAAGGTCGCCTCCGCCGACCGGATCCAGGAGTTCCTCCCGCCCGGCGAGAGCGACATCCACGAGGCGTAA
- a CDS encoding MFS transporter has protein sequence MPPEWPRSRVNRNDRSIVGLTMLAHGMVHTYELSIPIFIPIWLAEFDVVALGPVEVAVTSATLGLLVTVGYGLFGLGALPGGVLVDRVGSRRLITACLVGMAASFVLLGVAPGLVSITLAMVVWGVSASVYHPAGLALLSKGVEERGTGFAYHGMAGNLGIGLGPLLTTLMLLALDWRTAAAILAAPALLAALYAVRASFDETAAVETAADGGTDAGDSKADAGVDSFSEFVAESRVLFTGSFALVFLVVMLSGLYYRGVLTFMPELLDDLPGFAPVVVGSLLPGGVADLLGGLGGREVSPANYVYSGLLMVGVVGQYVGGKLTDRIPVERGIALSFGVLGVLALLFLPVANLGFGPFLVFGAVLGAALFVVQPFYQATVAEYTPAGTRGLSYGYTYLGVFGVGALGGAVAGTVLTYANPPTLFGVLAAIGFVASATGVVLARR, from the coding sequence ATGCCGCCGGAGTGGCCTCGTTCGCGTGTGAACCGGAACGACAGGTCCATCGTCGGGCTCACCATGCTGGCCCACGGGATGGTCCACACCTACGAGCTGTCCATTCCGATCTTCATCCCCATCTGGCTGGCGGAGTTCGACGTGGTGGCGCTGGGCCCCGTCGAGGTCGCGGTCACCTCCGCGACGCTCGGGCTGTTGGTAACGGTCGGCTACGGGCTGTTCGGCCTGGGCGCGCTCCCGGGCGGCGTGCTCGTCGACCGCGTGGGATCGAGGCGGCTCATCACCGCCTGCCTCGTCGGCATGGCCGCGTCCTTCGTCCTGCTCGGGGTCGCGCCCGGGCTCGTGTCGATCACCCTCGCGATGGTGGTGTGGGGCGTCTCCGCGTCGGTGTACCACCCGGCCGGGCTCGCGCTGCTCTCGAAGGGTGTCGAGGAGCGCGGCACCGGCTTCGCGTACCACGGCATGGCGGGCAACCTCGGCATCGGGCTCGGGCCGCTGCTCACGACGCTCATGCTGTTGGCCCTCGACTGGCGGACGGCCGCGGCGATCCTCGCGGCGCCGGCGCTGCTTGCGGCGCTGTACGCCGTCCGAGCGAGCTTCGACGAGACGGCGGCCGTGGAGACCGCCGCCGACGGCGGCACGGACGCGGGCGACTCGAAGGCCGACGCCGGGGTCGACTCGTTCTCGGAGTTCGTCGCCGAGTCGCGCGTGCTGTTCACGGGCAGCTTCGCGCTCGTGTTCCTCGTCGTGATGCTGTCGGGGCTGTACTACCGGGGCGTGCTCACGTTCATGCCCGAACTGCTCGACGACCTCCCCGGCTTCGCCCCGGTCGTCGTCGGGTCGCTGCTGCCCGGCGGCGTCGCCGACCTCCTCGGCGGGCTCGGCGGCCGGGAGGTCTCGCCCGCGAACTACGTCTACTCCGGCCTCCTGATGGTCGGCGTCGTCGGCCAGTACGTCGGCGGGAAGCTCACCGACCGGATCCCCGTCGAGCGGGGGATCGCGCTGAGCTTCGGGGTGCTCGGCGTGCTGGCGCTGTTGTTCCTCCCGGTCGCGAACCTCGGGTTCGGGCCGTTCCTCGTCTTCGGCGCGGTGCTGGGCGCCGCGCTGTTCGTCGTCCAGCCGTTCTATCAGGCCACCGTCGCCGAGTACACTCCCGCGGGCACCCGCGGGCTGTCGTACGGCTACACGTATCTCGGCGTCTTCGGCGTCGGCGCCCTCGGCGGCGCCGTCGCCGGCACCGTGTTGACGTACGCGAACCCGCCGACGCTGTTCGGCGTGCTCGCTGCCATCGGGTTCGTCGCCTCGGCGACGGGCGTGGTGCTGGCGCGCAGGTAG
- a CDS encoding DUF5785 family protein — MSAHDWPHDPDGEQGSEGRRKYGHAVLVKKVDEEEDFPLRAGDYREEFGDHPVRLDADTVVSVDDIFEHIDDDAEFEDIVAFHKAVGETMRANDYWTYEGADAFTRTRG, encoded by the coding sequence ATGAGCGCGCACGACTGGCCCCACGACCCCGACGGCGAGCAGGGCAGCGAGGGACGCCGAAAGTACGGGCACGCGGTGCTGGTGAAGAAGGTCGACGAGGAGGAGGACTTCCCGCTTCGCGCCGGCGACTACCGCGAGGAGTTCGGCGACCACCCGGTCCGACTGGACGCGGACACCGTCGTCTCCGTCGACGACATCTTCGAACACATCGACGACGACGCCGAGTTCGAGGACATCGTCGCCTTCCACAAGGCCGTCGGCGAGACGATGCGCGCCAACGACTACTGGACGTACGAGGGCGCCGACGCGTTCACCCGCACGCGCGGATAG
- the udk gene encoding uridine kinase → MTYPSFVVGIAGGTGAGKTTVSRLITERVADSVTRIPLDNYYRDLSHLDLEERAEVNYDHPDAFEWELLREHLETLLSGNSVEMPQYDFEIHNRKEETETVEPTDVIVVEGILALYDEEINDMLDLRLYVETDADVRILRRIERDVVDRGRDLEGVIDQYLSTVKPMHEQFIEPSKKHADLIIPEGANRMAINLLEEKLQNEVEGEGTRTWEREDFEREIGGRTR, encoded by the coding sequence ATGACGTACCCCTCGTTCGTCGTCGGCATCGCCGGGGGGACCGGCGCCGGAAAGACGACCGTCTCCCGGTTGATCACCGAGCGCGTCGCCGACTCGGTGACCCGCATCCCGCTCGACAACTACTACCGGGACCTCTCGCATCTCGACCTCGAGGAGCGCGCGGAGGTGAACTACGACCACCCCGACGCGTTCGAGTGGGAACTCCTCCGGGAACACCTGGAGACGCTGCTGTCGGGCAACAGCGTCGAGATGCCGCAGTACGACTTCGAGATCCACAACCGCAAGGAGGAGACGGAGACCGTCGAGCCGACCGACGTGATCGTCGTCGAGGGGATCCTCGCGCTGTACGACGAGGAGATCAACGACATGCTGGACCTCCGCCTGTACGTCGAGACGGACGCCGACGTGCGTATCCTCCGGCGCATCGAGCGCGACGTGGTCGACCGCGGGCGCGACCTGGAGGGCGTGATCGACCAGTACCTCTCGACGGTGAAGCCGATGCACGAACAGTTCATCGAGCCGAGCAAGAAGCACGCGGACCTGATCATCCCCGAGGGGGCCAACCGCATGGCGATCAATCTGCTCGAGGAGAAGCTCCAAAACGAGGTCGAGGGCGAGGGGACGCGCACGTGGGAGCGCGAGGATTTCGAGCGCGAGATCGGCGGACGGACGCGGTGA